One window of the Mytilus galloprovincialis chromosome 14, xbMytGall1.hap1.1, whole genome shotgun sequence genome contains the following:
- the LOC143059387 gene encoding uncharacterized protein LOC143059387 yields the protein MEQMRKINSLQPVRPLTEEELKVFLKFQHSVGRILYFDEENLDQHIILSPTHLIDAFKSIVTDRRFCEGDTKRLESWNLMNKKGIIEKNSIDKIWKKKRYNKFKDHREYLLGVMTHLDILVEPKRYDKSQTRIPAEFYYVASMVRTNDTTGYLMSPTFTKRNIAIAFSHSSLMIPPALSFRFISYCLSIFAVKKTGQNDEDMLFHRSAIFNIDQSLDMCVNCDDEVIVVRLVHLRNRTLIMRDLATSIRECLAVALEKISQLYVKTSSTDVIASKSSFNLSLCCSSFDDPCFLPMSTIEDQDDSWICPKHGIEHTKDLMSSWDIQKDDDIQCGKSCPVTDTEFLKQIPLDIHFRRLSMQYSINEIKELGMHLGMDYQTWDDLYVTFGEEPERLKFEALRRPFDGSHLSFNDIRKAVEFGKIRTIHCLCKLGFVMSW from the exons ATGGAGCAAATGAGAAAGATTAACTCCCTTCAACCTGTTCGACCATTAACTGAAGAGGAGTTGAAAGTATTTCTCAAATTTCAGCACTCTGTTGGACGCATCTTATACTTTGATGAGGAAAATTTGGATCAACACATCATTCTTTCACCGACACACCTGATTGATGCCTTTAAATCAATTGTTACTGATAGGAGATTTTGTGAAGGTGACACAAAGAGACTGGAATCTTGGAATTTGATGAACAAGAAAGGCATAATAGAGAAGAATTCCATAGACAAAATCTGGAAGAAAAAAAGGTACAATAAGTTTAAAGACCATAGGGAATATCTATTGGGAGTCATGACACATCTTGATATACTAGTTGAACCCAAACGATATGATAAGTCACAAACACGTATACCAGCTGAATTCTACTACGTTGCTAGCATGGTTAGAACCAATGACACAACAGGTTATCTTATGTCGCCGACATTCACTAAGAGAAATATCGCCATAGCTTTTAGCCACTCTTCCTTAATGATACCACCAGCTTTATCCTTTCGATTCATCAGTTACTGCTTGAGTATTTTTGCAGTGAAAAAAACCGGACAGAATGACGAAGACATGCTGTTTCATAGGTCAGCTATTTTCAATATTGACCAATCTCTAGATATGTGTGTAAACTGTGATGATGAAGTCATTGTTGTCCGTCTTGTTCACTTACGGAATCGCACGCTTATTATGAGAGATCTTGCAACTAGCATTCGTGAATGTTTAGCTGTTGCACTCGAAAAAATTAGTCAGCTTTACGTCAAGACCAGCAGTACAGATGTTATTGCCAGCAAAAGCTCTTTTAATCTGAGTTTGTGTTGCAGTTCATTTGATGATCCTTGTTTCCTGCCAATGTCAACAATTGAAGACCAAGATGATTCATGGATATGTCCAAAACATGGAATTGAGCATACCAAAGATTTGATGTCGTCGTGGGACATACAAAAG GACGACGACATTCAATGTGGAAAATCATGCCCAG TGACTGATACTGAGTTCTTAAAACAGATTCCTCTAGATATTCACTTCCGTCGATTGTCAATGCAGTACAGCATAAATGAAATCAAAGAGTTAGGAATGCATCTGGGGATGGATTATCAAACATGGGATGATCTGTATGTAACATTTGGAGAAGAACCAGAAAGATTGAAATTTGAAGCACTCCGGAGACCCTTCGATGGTAGCCATTTATCATTTAATGACATCAGAAAAGCAGTTGAATTTGGTAAAATACGGACCATTCACTGTCTTTGCAAG CTTGGATTTGTTATGtcatggtga